In the genome of Pseudomonas sp. Teo4, the window GCGAAAATACGCTTCTCACGCTTCCATTTGCTCGGCTGCGAGCTGGGGTTGGCCGCACTGAGGTTGGCCAGGCTGGCGATTTCGCTGGCAGTCACCCAATCGCCGCTTTGCAGGACGGCGGTTTTGGCCTTGGCGAGCATTTGCGCTTGCTTGAGCTGGTTCGATGTCACCGGTTTTGCCGGAACCAACGCCTGGACGATCAGCTTGATGGCTTCTTCGGGGGCACCGGCGATCCGCGTGGAGAAATACTGCCCGAGCATTTCCAGGGCGCTGACATAGACGTCGAGGTTTTTCTCGGAGTCGGTGGTCACCTCGATGACGATGCCCGTCTTCGCTGCCGCCTTGCCTTTGCTTTTATCCAGGCGTGTCAGCAGCTCCCGGACGTTTCCGACCGCCGGGTGGCTGATATTGAAGACTTCTGCTGTTTGAGCCATCACTCCTCCTCGCAGCAACGAAGATTACCGCTGTCAGATGCTAATCATCCTAATCGCAATCACCCTCTGACGCAATGCAGCGGCCGGTTGCCGCGTTGCACAGGTGCGGTAGGCGCAGTAGCATTCTGGCTTTTGCCAAGGATTAGCCTGACATGCCGTTCCAGCAAGGTCTGCTTGCCACTCCGGTGCCAGCCCACGCTCGCCACCTGTTTTTCGCCATCGAGTCGCTCGAGGCGTTGCCCGCCGTGCTCGATGCCTTGCAGCCGCAGGTGGATGGGCGCAGCCTGATCCTGGGTGTCGGCGCCCCCATGGCCAAGGCGCTGAACCGCGAAATCGAAGGGCTGCGGCCGTTCCCGCTGCTGGACGCAGTGGTCGAAAACCCAAGCACCCAGCATGCCTTGTGGCTGTGGCTGCGAGGGGAAGAGCGGGGTGACCTGTACCTGCGCGCCCAGCAACTCGAGCAGTTGCTGAGCCCGGCGCTGCGCCTGGTGGACACTGTCGAAGGCTTCTTGCACCGCGGCGGCCACGACCTCACCGGTTACGAAGACGGTACCGAAAACCCTACAGACGATGATGCCGTCGAAGCTGCCATCGTCGCCGGCGACCAGGCTGGCCTGAGCGGCTCCAGTTTCGCCGCCTTCCAGCTGTGGAAGCATGATCTGGGCTATTTCAAATCGCTGCCGCAGCCCGAGCAGGACGACATCATCGGCCGTCGTTTGAGCGACAACGAAGAGCTTGAAGACGCCCCGGAATCGGCCCACGTCAAACGCACTGCCCAGGAAAGCTTCGAGCCGGAGGCCTTCATGGTCCGCCGTTCGGTGTCCTGGACCGATTCCCGTGGCGCGGGCCTGGCATTTGTCGCCCTCGGTCACTCGTTCGATGCCTTCGAAGTGCAGCTGCGCCGAATGAGCGGGCTGGAAGACGGCATCATCGACGCGCTGTACCGTTTCAGTCGCCCGCTGACTGGCGGCTATTACTGGTGCCCACCCATGGCCGAACGCGGGGCAGACCTGCAGCGCTTGCTCGGCTAATCGGTAAATATCCAGATACAGAAACACCCGGCGGCCTGGGGCAGAGCGACTAGCCTTGAAAGTTTCCGACTGATGACGGGAGCTTTGCCATGTACGCACGTCGCGATGTCCTACGCGCCGGGGCGACTCTGGGCCTGATGGCCGCCAGCCCCTGGCTGCACGCGGCCTCAGCCAGTGGCCTGATGACCCGCACCATTCCTTCCACTCAAGAAGCCTTGCCGGTGATCGGCGCGGGGACGTCGGGCAGTTTCGAGGTCGAGGCTGGCTCCGAGCAGTACCAGCAGCTCAAGGTCGTGCTCAAGACCTTCTTCGACGGTGGCGGCAAGGTCATCGACACCTCACCCAACTACGGCGGTGCCGACAGCATCCTCGGCCAGTTGCTGGAGGAGGGCGGATGGCGCCAAAAGTGCTTTATCGCCACCAAAATCGCCGCCAACAGCCGTGCCGATGCCGAGGCGCAATGGGCCGGCACCTTGCGCAGCCTGCGCACCGACAAGGTCGAGCTGTTGCAGGTGCACAACCTGCGCGATTGGCAGACCCAACTGCCCTACGCGCGAGAACTCAAGCAGCAGGGCAAGACCCGCTATGTGGGCATTACCCATTACCTGAACAGTGGACAAGACGAAGTGGCTGAGATCGTGCGGCGCGAGCCGTTGGACTTCATCCAGATCAACTACTCGGTCAATGCTCCTGACGCGGCGCGCGCGTTGCTGCCGTTATGCCAGGACAAGGGCGTTGCGGTGCTGATCAACCGGGCCTTCGACGACGGACGCCTGTTCGCCAGGGTCAAGGACCTGCCACTGCCGGGTTGGGCCGCCGAGGCCGGCATCGGCAGTTGGGCGCAGCTGTTCCTCAAGTTCGCCATCAGCCATCCGGCAGTCACCACCGTAATCCCGGCCACCAGCCGCCCGGACCGCCAACTCGACCAACTAAAGGCGGGTCACGGTCCGTTATTGACCCAGGCGCAGCAACAGGCGCTGATCAAGCAGTTCGCCTGAGCCATGAATACCTGGCGGCAACGCCTGGACAAAGGGCTGAACCTGCAGCCGGGCGAAGGCGGCGCGGTGGTTGCGGGCCTGGTGCTGTTCTACCTGCTGTTCACCGGGTATTTCATGCTGCGCCCGGTGCGAGAAACCATGGGCGTGGCCGGTGGAGTGGACAACCTGCAGTGGCTGTTCACCGGCACCTTCATCGCCACCCTGGCGTGCCTGCCATTGTTTGGCGTGCTGGCCAGCCGGGTTCGACGGCACCACATCCTGCCTTGGACCTACGGTTTCTTTGCCAGCAACCTGCTGATTTTTGCTGTGCTCTTTGCCCGCAACCCGGATCAAATCTGGGCCGCGCGGGCTTTTTACATTTGGCTGTCGGTGTTCAACTTGCTGGCCATTTCCCTGGCCTGGAGCGTGCTCGCCGACATCTTCGACAGCGAACAGGGCAAGCGCCTGTTCGGCCTGCTGGCCGCCGGGGCCAGCCTGGGCGGGCTCAGCGGGCCGATCTTAGGTACCTTGCTGGTGGCGCCGCTGGGGCATGCGGGCTTGTTGCTGCTGGCCACCGCCTGCCTGGTGGGTAGCATTGCCGCCACTGGATATCTGCAGCGTTGGCGGGCGCGCCACCCGTTGCCAGAGGCATCCGAGCATCCGCCTTCCAGGCCGTTGGGTGGCAACCCTCTGTCCGGCGCTACTGCCGTGCTGCGTTCACCCTACCTGATGGGAATTGCGGGATTCGTGGTGTTGCTCGCCAGCGTCAGTACCTTTCTGTACTTCGAGCAGGCGCGAATCATCAGTGAGACCTTCCCCGACCGAACCCGTCAGACTCAGGTGTTCGGCCTGATCGACACCGTCGTGCAGGCCCTGGCGATCCTCACCCAGTTGTTCATCACCGGGCGCCTGGCCCGGCGGCTGGGCGTTGGCGTATTGCTGGTGGCGGTGCCTCTGGTAATGGCGGCGGGTTTCGTTTGTCTGGCCCTGTCCCCAGTCTTTGCGGTGTTCGTGGTGGTGATGGTGGTGCGCCGGGCGGGTGAATACGCGCTGGTTCGACCGGGGCGGGAAATGCTGTTCACCGTCCTGCCCCCAGAGGACAAGTACAAGGCCAAGAACTTTATTGACACCGTGGTCTATCGCGGCGGCGATGCCGTGAGCGGTTGGCTCAAGCGCGGGCTGGACGTAATCGCCGACCACCCCCAGCTGGCCATGGTCATTGGCGCGCTGCTGGCGTTGGCCTGGGGCCTGACCGGTGCTTGGCTGGGTCGGCGCCACAGTCAGGAGCTTGGTGCGCCAAATACACGGTCATCGCATATTTAACGCCACCGGTCAGAACCCTTCGCAATAAAACGAATCCCCGCCAGGCACTGCACTCCGAAACTATGTACGGCTTACTGCCGTGCGTATCCGAAGCCAAACGAGGTTAAAGACCATGGCCAACAAAGAAAACAGCCGCATGGGCAACCAAGGTGGCAACAAAAACCCTGGCAATTTCGCCAACGACCGCCAGAAGGCCTCCGAAGCGGGGCGCAAAGGTGGCCAGTCCTCCGGCAGCAACATGGACCACGATCGCGAGTCGGGCCGCAAGGGCGGCCGCACTTGAGTGATGGCGCTGCAGTGCCGGGAGCGTCCTGGCACTGCGCCGCCGCAGCGTATTGGCTCCTGCACCGCTAGGTGTCAGGCCTGCTCGTCACCTGGTCGCGTACTGGCGCTTGGCCAATGGGGCTTGGCAGGGATGGCGGCCAGCATCTCCAGTGAGTGCGGGGCATTGAGGCGGGCGTTGAGCCGATCGACGAAATGCTCGGCTTCTGAGCAGGTGTTGAAGCTTACATACCACGCGTCCATGTGCACCCACCAGCGGTTCTCTCCGTCCTTTTTCTCGACATAGACGTTCATTGGCTGTGCTCCCGTGCCTGCATGGGCACCGATGTGAAACCGAAACATCACCGTTTACAGCTACCGCCAGCCTGCGCTGGTGGCATGTAGAGGCGTTGATCCGCGTCAACATCCGCGAGCGGGTAGATGACCGTATATCCGGTCAGTACGGCCCTGACAGGCCAGACCTGGGCGCCGCCTCGCGCCAACTGAGGCGGCACCCGGCGGCCATTCAGATCTTGCCTGGTTGTGCTCTGGCGTTGTTGGCCGTCTCCTGCACGCGCCCGGCCTTGTCCTGCGGTAATTGGTCGAACTCGCGCAGCGTGCCTTTGCCGTAAGGGTCACCGATCCAGCGTGGCGCCACCACGAACTGCGGGCTGACCAGGCTTTTTTCCGGTGCGTAGCGGTCGTAGCTGAGCCCGGCAAGGTCGGACAGCGTATGGATCAGGTGCGAGCTGCTGTAGGCACGGTTGGTCATGGCCTGCAGGTCGCGCGGGTGCGCTGCCTGCCAGCTTGGTGACGTCCAGAGCAGGAAGGGAATAGTGTACATCGGCCGGGTTGGGGCACCTTCGTTACGACCCAGGCGGTCATGGTTCCCGGAGCTGTAGACATCTTCGCCGTGGTCGGACAGGTACATCAGGAAGCCGTTGGCGGCGCTTGCCGAGTAGCGCTTGATCAGGCTCGAGACCACATAGTCGTTATACAACACCGCGTTGTCGTAGAAGTTGTAGGTTTCGGCCTGGCTATCGCTGAGCTGGGCCGGCACGCCTTGGCGGTCGGTGAAGCGCTCGTAGGCCTGCGGGTAGCGGTAGCGGTAATCCATGTGCGTGCCCAGCAGATGGACGATGATGAACTTGTTCGGCGCGGGGTCTTGCAATGCCTTCTCGAACGGCGCAAGCACCACGTCGTCATACTGGCTGGCATTCTGGTTGCGCTGGTTGTTCAGGTACACCGGCTCGTCGGTCTGCTGGGAGAACGTGGTGAGCATGGTGTTGCGCTTGGTCATGGTCTGCTGGTTGGTGATCCAGAAGGTCTTGTAGCCGGCCTGTTTCATCAGGTTGATCAGCGAGGGATCGGTGAGGAAGCGATCGGGGTTCTGCTGATCACCGAAGGTCAGGATCTGCTGCATCACTTCGATGGTATAGGGGCGCGGTGAAACCACGTTCTGGAACACCGTCAGGCCCTTGTCGCTGGCCGCCAGGGCGTCGAGGTTCGGCGTCGTTGGACGGTTGTAGCCGTACAGATGCATGTGCTCGCGGGTGGTGGACTCGCCCAGCACCAGCACCAAGGTGCGTGGGGCGCTGCCGCTGCTGTCACGCAGGTTCTCCAGGGGCGGCAGCGAGGCATTGCGGGCGAGCAGTGTCTGCATATTGTCCAGCTGCTGGCGATACTGGCGGTAGCCGACCAGCAACTGCCAAGGCACAGCCGGCTCCATGCGCTGCTCGACCTTTTCCATGGCGTCGGCGAAGTTGCGCTGCTGGTTGACCATCTGTTTGTAGAACGGGTAGACCAGGTTCGCCGCCAACAACAGCACCACCACCGGCACGCGGCTGCGCAGAGGCAGGGAAACCGGGCGAATGCGCTTCCACAGCAGCACGGCGACCACGCTGTAAAGCAGCAATGCCAGGCCCAACCAGACACTGAAGTATTGGCTGAAGTACTCGCCAGCTTCAGCGGTGTTGGACTCGAACATCACGAAGATGACGCTCTGCGAGAATTCCTGCTTGTAAATGCCGAAGTAGCTCAGGCCTACCAGGGATGCAGCCCACAACACCAGACCAATTACCGCTGAGGTGGCACGGGTGAAGCGCGGCAAAAGCAGCACTGGGGCAAGCCACAGGCTGCTGAGAAACAGCGCATCACGAAAGCCGGCAAAACCGGTGGTGCCGCTGAACAGCAACAACGCCTGCGTGACGCCAGAGAAATACCAGAAAAACAGCAGAAGCCAGCCCAGGCCGGCCCAGTCCACGCGTTTTGCGTTGGCGGGGGAAGTAGTGTTTGACACGTGTGCCTCGTTGAACCATGGCCGCCGCGAGTCCTGCAGGCTGCCGGAGAGGCAGTGACGCTAATGGGGGGACTGTGAAAATAACGTCAACAGAAGGTCGCCAATGGGTCATTTCGCGGGAACTTTGCCGGCGGTTGGCGATTCCACCCAAGGAAGCTCCTTTCTGATCAACGCCCCTGGAACACCCCGAACGCGGAGACCAGCATGGCCAGACATATCATTCACTTCACCGGCCCGATCAACTCGTCCACCTGCGGCAACCTGATCAGCACCTGCGGCAAGGCGATCCAGCAGGGGGCTGAACTGCTGCAGCTGAACATCGCCACCATGGGCGGCGAATGCAGTTACGGCTTCACCTTGTACAACTTTCTGCGCAGCCTGCCGATCGCATTGCACACCCACAACCTGGGCACCGTGGAATCCATGGGCAACATTCTGTTTTTGGCGGGCGAGCACCGCACCGCCTGCAGCCACAGCAAGTTCCTGTTCCACCCGTTTCACTGGACGCTGCATGGCTCGGTAGACCATGCGCGCATGGCCGAATACGCCATGAGCCTGGACTACGACTTGCGCCTTTATGCGCAGATCGTCGCCGAACGAACAGAAGGCAGCGCCGAAGTGCTGGATGTGCCGCGCTACCTGATGGCTTACCCACGCATTCTTGGCCCCAAGGAGGCGCTGCAAAGCGGGCTGATCCAGGCCATCGATGAGCTGCCGATCGGCGCCGAGGCCACGCAATGGAGTGTGCATGCCTGAGCTGCCAGCTCATCTGTGAACATTGTTTTGAATCTTCTGGACAAACCCTGATCCATCAATGGGTCATCCATGGAGAAGAGGAGACCCCACTATGCCAAGCCCACAGCTGTTCATCATCGACTACCAACTGCATGGCGAGCCGCGCAGCTTCATCATTCGCCTGGAGCGGCTGGACAACGCCGATGCCTGGCACTGGGCCAGCTGTGACGCAGGGATTGGGGTGATTCCGAAATTCGGGCGGGAGAAGATCAAGAAGGTCAGCCGCCCCATGGCTGAGCGTTATGGAATTACCGAAGTCTGCTGGCGGGCTTCCGGTGAGCGGCAACGGCCCCTGCAGTAAGGCCTGCAGGGGCGCGTTCAGTCTCAAGCTCAGGGGCGTTTGAGTACCAGGGTCAGAATGTCATAACTGGCCACCAGTTCGCCCAATTGGTTGGTGACCTCCACATCCCACGCCACCACGCCCTGGGGCTGGCCCAATGGGCTGGTCTTGCCCTGGTCGATCTTGCGCTTGCAGGTCAGGCGCGCCTGGATGGTGTCGCCGATGCCCACCGGGTTGATGAAGCGCAGGGTATCCAGCCCGTAGTTGGCCAGGACCGGGCCGGCGCCAGGGGAGACGAACAGGCCAGCTGCCGCCGACAGCACGAAATAACCATGGGCGATGCGCTTGCCGAATTGCGATTCCTTGGCGGCGATCTCGTCGAAGTGCATATAGAAATGGTCGCCCGACAGGCAACCAAAGTTGACCAGATCGGCTTCGGTCACCGTGCGGCGGTGGGTCAGCAGCGACTCACCGATACGCAGGTCGTCGAAGTAGCGGCGGAACGGGTGCACTTCGGTTTCGATCACTTCAGCACCACGCACGTACTCGCCGGTCACCGCAGTGAGCATGCTCGGCGAACCTTGTACGGCGGCGCGCTGCAGGTAGTGCTTGACCGCGCGCAGACCGCCCAGCTCTTCACCACCACCGGCGCGGCCTGGGCCGCCATGCTTCAATTGCGGCAGCGGCGAGCCGTGGCCGGTGGACTCTTGCGCAGCCTCACGGTCTAGCACCAGCAGGCGGCCATGCCAGGCGGCAGCCGCCGGAATGGCCTTGGCTGCCACTGCGCGGTCGGCGGTGACCAGGGTCGCCACCAGGCTGCCTTTGCCGCGTGCGGCCAGGGCCAGGGCCTCATCCAGGTCGTCGTAGGCCATCAGCGTGCTGACCGGGCCGAAGGCTTCGATATCGTGGGCACCGCCCTCAGCGTGCGGGTCGCGGGCCTGGAGCAGGGTCGGGGCGAAGAACGCACCCTCGGCAACGCCGTCGCCCACCGGGGCGAAGCCATCGTTGGCGCCGAACAGCTGGTCGCAGCTTTCCAGCAAGCTGCGCACGCGCTCGCCGACATCACGCTGCTGGTCATGGGACGCCAGGGCGCCCATGCGCACGCCTTCGACAGACGGGTCGCCTACCACCACCTTGCTCAAACGCTCACGCAAGCGCGTGGCCACGGCATCGATATGCTTGGCCGGGACGATGGCGCGGCGGATGGCCGTGCACTTTTGCCCGGCCTTGGTGGTCATTTCACGCACCACTTCCTTGATGTACAGGTCGAACTCTTCGCTGTCCGGGGTCACGTCCGGGCCAAGAATGGCGCAGTTGAGCGAGTCCGCTTCGGCGGTGAAAGGCACCGAGTTGCGCACCAGGTTCGGCGTTACCCGAAGCTTGGCGGCGGTGTCGGCGGAGCCGGTGAAGGTCACCACGTCCTGGCCTTGCAGGCGGTCGAGCAGGTCGCCGGTGCTGCCGATCACCAGTTGCAGGCTGCCGGCCGGCAGCAAGCCGGACTCGTTCATCAGGCGCACCACGGCTTCGGTCAGGTAGCTGGTGGAGGTTGCCGGCTTGACGATGCAGGGCATACCGGCCAGGAAGGTTGGGGCGAACTTCTCGAGCATGCCCCAGATCGGGAAGTTGAAGGCATTGATGTGCACGGCCACGCCGGCACGCGGCACCAGAATGTGGCTACCGGCGAAATGGCCTTTCTTGCCCAGCGGGATCGCCGGGCCTTCGTGCACCAGGTTGCCGGACGGCAGCTCGCGGCTGCCGATGCCCGCATAAGAGAAGAGCGTGGCGTTGCCGCCTTCGATGTCGATCCAGCTGTCGGCACGGGTGGCGCCGCTGTGGTGGGACAAGGCGTAGAGCTGTTCCTTGCGCTCGGCCAGGTACAAGGCCAGGGCCTTGAGGCGCTGGGCGCGCTGCTGGAAGTCCATGGCCATCAGCTCGGCCAGGCCGCGCACGCGGGCAAAGTCCACGGCTTCGGCGAAATCTGGACGCTCTTCATGGCTGTAGGCCAGGACGTGACCGTCCAGGGCGCTGCGCAGGGCCTGGGCGCCGTGCTGGCCGATCCAGCGGCCGGCGATGAAACTCTGCAGGGTTGGGGCGTCAGACATGCTGTTCTCCTAAAGAAGGCGCTGTTACCACAGCGCCAGGGTGTAGCCGATGATCAGGCGGTTTTCGTCCACGGCATTGGTCAAGCCATTGCCGGAACGGAAGGTGACGTTGCGCCAGCGCAGGCTCACGTCCTTGAACGGGCCGCTCTGGATGACGTAGGTGAGGTCGGTGTCGCGTTCACGCTCACGGCCATTGCTGAGCGTGGCGGTTTCGGCGTGGCGGCCGTCGGTGTAACGGGTCATGAAGCTCAGGCCCGGGATGCCCATGGCGACGAAGTCGTAGTCGTAGCGCACTTGCCAGGAGTCGAGCCCGGCACGGGTGAAGGTGTTGTAGGTCACCAGGTTGACGGTGAACGGGTCGCCGCCATTGACGAACGGGAAGGCGCTGTCGCCGGACATCTGCTGCCAGGTGGCGGTGAACTTGTGGGCCTTCACGCCCAGGGTGAACATGGCGTTGAAGTTGCGGTTGTCGATGTTGCCGGCGCGTTCGGCGCCGTCGCCGCGGCTGTCGAAGTAACGCAGGTCACTGCGCAGGCTCACGCCTTCGGCCAGCGGCTGGGTGTGCACCAGGCCGACGAACTGCTGGCGGTAGATTTCGTCGAGCTTGGCGTAGTAATAGCTGACGGTGGCTTGCGGGGTGATGGCATAGCTGCCGCCGGCCAGGTCCAGATGGTCGCTGCTGGCGGCGCCGTAGCCCATGTCGTCGCGCCCGGACGAGTCGCGCAGGTTGACCTTGCTCAGGCGCCCGGCATTGACCGTCAGGCCGTCGATGTCCTGGCTGGTCAGCAGCCCGCCCTGGAAGGTCGAGGACAGCAAACGGGTGTCGTTGTACACCACCACCGGCAAAATCGGTTGCAAGGTGCCCAGGCGCAGGGTGCTCTTGGACACCCGCACCTTGCCGGTCAGGCCAAGCTCGCTGTAGTCATCTACCGGCTCGTGGCTGTTCGGGCCAAACGGCAGCAGCCCGGTGTTGCGCCGGTCGCGGCTGGAGTCGAGCTTGATGCCGAGTTGGCCCATGGCGTCCACGCCAAAGCCCACTGGGCCTTCGGTGAAGCCCGATTCCAGGCGAGCGGTAAAGCCTTGCCCCCACTCTTCGGCTTTGGCCTGGGGAGCGTTGTCCTGGCGGAAGTCGCGGTTGATGTAGTGGTTGCGCAACTCCAGCCGTGCATGACTGTCGCCGATGAAGTCCGCCATGGCCGGCAAGGGCAGGGCGAGGGTGGCGAGCCAGGCGGCTGAGGTCAGATGCGTGCGGTTCATTGTTTTTATACCCGACATATGGCTGTTCAAGGTTCAGTGCTTGCTGGCGCCAGCGGCGCCGATACCGGTCATGGAGCGGATGAACTGGGCCAGGTAGCGCCCACGCTCCTCGCTGGCACGCGCGGAGGTGTCGGTCACCGAAAACACCCAGGCACCGAGGAACGCCAGACTCATCGAGAACAATGCAGGGTTGCTGTAGGGGAACAGGGCCTGCTGGTTGTGCAGCACGTTGACCCACACCGCTGGGCCCAGCACCACCAGCACGATGGCCGACACCAGCCCGGCCATGCTGCCGCACACCGCGCCACGGGTGGTCAGGCCCTTCCAGAACATCGAAAGCAGCAGTACCGGGAAGTTGACCGAAGCGGCCACGGCCAGCACCAGGCCGGAGAGGAAGGCAATGTTCTGCGACTCGAATACCAGGCCCAGCACCACCGCCAGCAAACCGATCACCAAGGTCGCGATTCGCGAAACGCGCATTTCTTCCTGCTCGCTGGCCTGGCCTTTGCGCACCACGCAGGCGTAGAGGTCGTGGGACACGGCTGAAGCGCCGGACAGTGCGAGGCCTGCGACCACAGCGAGGATGGTGGCGAAGGCCACGGCCGAGATGAAGCCCAGGAACAGGTTGCCGCCCACGGCCTGGGCCAGGTGCACGGCGATCATGTTGCCACCGCCGATGATCGCGCCGCTGGCGTCGCGGTAGGCCGGTTCGGTGCCGACCATGACGATGGCGCCAAAGCCGATGACAATCAGCAGCAGGTAGAAATAACCAATGAAACCAGTGGCATAGAACACACTCTTGCGAGCTTCCTTAGCATCGCTGACGGTGAAGAAGCGCATCAGGATATGTGGCAGGCCCGCGGTACCGAACATCATGCCCAGGCCAAGGGAGATGGCATCGACCGGGTTCGACAGCAAACCGCCCGGGGCCATGATCGCCTGGCCCTTGGCGTGCACCGCCACGGCATTGGCGAACATCGCCTCGGTGCTGAAACCGAAGTGCTTGAGCACCATGAACGCCATGAAACTGGTGCCCGACAGCAGCATCACTGCCTTGATGATCTGCACCCAGGTGGTGGCGAGCATGCCGCCGAAAGTCACGTAGGCGACCATCAGCACACCGACCAGCATTACCGCGTACAGGTAGCTGATGCCGAACAGCAGCTCGATCAGCTTGCCGGCACCGACCATCTGCGCCACCAGGTACATCAGTGCCACGACCAGTGTGCCGAATGCAGAACTCAGGCGTACCGGCGTCTGCGCCAGGCGGTAGGAGACCACGTCGGCAAAGGTGTACTTGCCCAGGTTGCGCAGGCGCTCGGCGATCAGGAACAGAATGATCGGCCAGCCGGCCAGTACGCCCAAGGCATAGAGCAGGCCGTCATAACCGTTCAAGAACATCATCGCCGAGATGCCGAGGAACGACGCTGCGCTGATCATGTCGCCGGCAATCGCCAGGCCGTTCTGCATGCCGGTCAGGCCGCCGCCGGCGGTGTAGAAGTCGCTGGCCGAGCGGGTGCGCATCGCCGCCCAGCGGGTCACCAGCAGGGTGAAGCAGACAAATACCATGAACATCGAAATGGCTGTCCAGTTCATTGTGCGCACTCCTGCTTGACCTTGTCGTTCAGGGGGTCGAGCACGTTGTTGGCACGGTGCACGTAGATGCCGGTGAGGGCGAAGGACAGCAACACCATGAGCACACCGACCAGCATGCCGACGGTGGTCACGCCGCCGCTGAGCGATTGGCCGAGGGTGCTGGGCGAGAAGGCCACCAGCAGGACGAAGCCGTAGTAGATCACCAGCATGGCCAGGGTCAGGCTGCCGTTGAGACGGCGCTTGCGTTGGACCAGGTGCCGGAAATCCGGGTGATTGGCGATGCTTTCG includes:
- a CDS encoding OprD family porin; translation: MNRTHLTSAAWLATLALPLPAMADFIGDSHARLELRNHYINRDFRQDNAPQAKAEEWGQGFTARLESGFTEGPVGFGVDAMGQLGIKLDSSRDRRNTGLLPFGPNSHEPVDDYSELGLTGKVRVSKSTLRLGTLQPILPVVVYNDTRLLSSTFQGGLLTSQDIDGLTVNAGRLSKVNLRDSSGRDDMGYGAASSDHLDLAGGSYAITPQATVSYYYAKLDEIYRQQFVGLVHTQPLAEGVSLRSDLRYFDSRGDGAERAGNIDNRNFNAMFTLGVKAHKFTATWQQMSGDSAFPFVNGGDPFTVNLVTYNTFTRAGLDSWQVRYDYDFVAMGIPGLSFMTRYTDGRHAETATLSNGRERERDTDLTYVIQSGPFKDVSLRWRNVTFRSGNGLTNAVDENRLIIGYTLALW
- a CDS encoding cation acetate symporter → MNWTAISMFMVFVCFTLLVTRWAAMRTRSASDFYTAGGGLTGMQNGLAIAGDMISAASFLGISAMMFLNGYDGLLYALGVLAGWPIILFLIAERLRNLGKYTFADVVSYRLAQTPVRLSSAFGTLVVALMYLVAQMVGAGKLIELLFGISYLYAVMLVGVLMVAYVTFGGMLATTWVQIIKAVMLLSGTSFMAFMVLKHFGFSTEAMFANAVAVHAKGQAIMAPGGLLSNPVDAISLGLGMMFGTAGLPHILMRFFTVSDAKEARKSVFYATGFIGYFYLLLIVIGFGAIVMVGTEPAYRDASGAIIGGGNMIAVHLAQAVGGNLFLGFISAVAFATILAVVAGLALSGASAVSHDLYACVVRKGQASEQEEMRVSRIATLVIGLLAVVLGLVFESQNIAFLSGLVLAVAASVNFPVLLLSMFWKGLTTRGAVCGSMAGLVSAIVLVVLGPAVWVNVLHNQQALFPYSNPALFSMSLAFLGAWVFSVTDTSARASEERGRYLAQFIRSMTGIGAAGASKH
- a CDS encoding DUF485 domain-containing protein, translated to MTPEHIESIANHPDFRHLVQRKRRLNGSLTLAMLVIYYGFVLLVAFSPSTLGQSLSGGVTTVGMLVGVLMVLLSFALTGIYVHRANNVLDPLNDKVKQECAQ